The following are encoded in a window of Roseimaritima ulvae genomic DNA:
- a CDS encoding D-2-hydroxyacid dehydrogenase, which yields MTRIVLCYPVEPHHIAQIQAAAPQAEVIDAGQERVDAELPTADIFVGHAKVPVDWKRVVDAGRLKWIQSSAAGLDHCLVPEVIASDIVVSSAAGLFAPQVAEQTMALLYGCLRRLPVFWEAARRREFIRRPTDDLRGKTVGIVGLGGNGRKIAAALASMDVRMVATDYFPVDKPDCVDQLWPADRLGELMSVSDIVILALPLNASTRGLIDASMLAKMPPGGYLINVARGQVVVEADLVAALQSGHLAGAGLDVTEIEPLPTESPLWDMPQVIITPHVGAQSARRVDDTTDLVCENMHRYLRGENLWNQVDKGIGFAHPSKVWKPEKK from the coding sequence GTGACCCGCATCGTTTTGTGTTACCCTGTCGAGCCGCATCATATCGCGCAGATCCAAGCCGCCGCGCCGCAGGCGGAGGTGATCGACGCTGGACAAGAGCGAGTGGATGCCGAGTTGCCCACGGCGGATATTTTTGTGGGGCACGCCAAAGTGCCGGTGGATTGGAAACGCGTTGTCGATGCGGGGCGTTTGAAATGGATTCAATCTTCGGCCGCCGGACTGGATCATTGCTTGGTCCCCGAAGTCATCGCTTCGGACATCGTGGTCAGCAGCGCCGCGGGCCTGTTCGCTCCCCAAGTGGCCGAGCAAACCATGGCGTTGCTGTACGGTTGCCTGCGGCGGCTGCCCGTGTTCTGGGAAGCTGCCCGCCGTCGAGAATTCATCCGCCGGCCGACCGACGACCTGCGGGGCAAGACCGTGGGGATTGTCGGGCTGGGCGGCAACGGCCGCAAAATCGCCGCCGCCCTGGCATCGATGGACGTCCGTATGGTGGCTACGGACTACTTCCCGGTCGACAAACCCGACTGCGTCGACCAACTGTGGCCGGCCGACCGGTTGGGGGAGTTAATGTCGGTCTCCGACATCGTGATCCTGGCCCTGCCGCTGAACGCCTCGACTCGCGGCCTAATCGACGCTTCCATGCTCGCAAAGATGCCCCCAGGCGGATATTTGATCAATGTGGCTCGTGGCCAAGTTGTCGTGGAAGCCGATTTGGTGGCCGCCCTGCAGTCGGGACACTTAGCCGGGGCCGGGTTGGATGTCACGGAAATCGAACCCCTGCCTACCGAAAGCCCTCTATGGGATATGCCGCAAGTCATTATCACGCCTCACGTTGGGGCCCAGTCCGCGCGGCGGGTAGATGACACCACCGATCTGGTGTGCGAAAATATGCACAGGTACTTAAGGGGCGAAAACTTATGGAATCAGGTCGATAAGGGCATCGGGTTTGCACATCCGTCAAAAGTCTGGAAACCTGAAAAAAAATAA
- a CDS encoding CehA/McbA family metallohydrolase produces the protein MNRRLPPAVFPPARLVSALALLFAAWGLPPLSAAEVLPITPETEMAEMAGKEVDWIYGDYVLRNEHVVAVIANPLQRRNANMTVREVGASIIDLTLRAAPNDQLSAYYPAAGRYVFQDPALVETGSTAEGGAFWRCRSSKPAADGTTATVTYRLQDGDHFVTTEVVIEGPADAVAKVQPFDGLRADRTFRFTAFPRGGPHAVIAEDRFFRQAYGFVHREATPTWGKERMRSIRYPEGPAASAGRWTVQIYPATSPLDLASAIISTPQRPATLQRLKLRSSAGGVSRALLRIAPQGVQGSEQWNELYADDQGEAVVRLVGGEYEVQIQAAGYPATRLPITVDGAAGSHSLELPDPAAVQVAITDQAGQPIPCKLTIHGLDGTPDPNFGPDSGSGSVVNCVYCVRGTALRPLDPGQYEVVVSHGPEHDALFHKLTVEPGQTSQLTGQLVRSVDTHGWVSAELHSHSSPSGDNTSEQRGRVENLVCEHLEFAPCTEHNRIDSYQPHLKALGVEALMATCTGIEVTGSPLPVNHQNAFPLHHHPHTQDGGGPHTHSNPVVQIERLAMWDDGSDKVVQGNHPNIHQIYGDRDTDGVADEGFREMLGFMDVIEVHPLHPILTVPEKPAPPREMGNRIFRWMKLLNDGYRIPGVVNTDAHYNHHGSGWLRNWFKSSTDDPAKIEIAEMIHAAEHGHIVMSTGPFMEVSLAAAESPERRAIAGEDLRLNDDACRLHVRVQCPNWLDINRVQVFANGRMLKEHDYRRRTHAEMFSDEVVKFDQTLELNLASDTHVIVAAVGEGLTLGRVMGPNFGKLPPAVVSNPIFVDRDGDGFQANHDDLGIPLPQTPQRFRPDQSRLPAPVPKDAIVLFDGDVNRFVSKHGDEPNWSIENGALVSTRGEARSNHLCSQELFRDAEIHVEFMLPEEGSGNSGIYIHGHYELQILNSAGRAPGKDSQGAVYGFYPPRVDAARPPGQWQVYDIRFHAPRRDAEGQITEEGRITAWLNGRLVQDDVRVGEPRSAYHPFRYRTTDYLKTLAQQQRETSRGPLFLQDHDNAVQFRNVWIRKLD, from the coding sequence ATGAATCGCCGCCTGCCCCCTGCTGTGTTTCCCCCTGCCCGCTTGGTCTCCGCCCTGGCTCTGCTGTTTGCTGCCTGGGGGCTGCCCCCGTTGTCGGCCGCCGAGGTGCTGCCGATCACTCCTGAAACCGAAATGGCGGAGATGGCCGGCAAGGAGGTCGACTGGATCTACGGCGATTATGTCCTGCGGAACGAACACGTGGTGGCGGTGATCGCCAATCCGCTGCAGCGTCGCAACGCCAACATGACGGTCCGTGAAGTTGGGGCGTCGATCATCGACCTGACGCTGCGGGCGGCCCCCAATGACCAGTTGAGCGCCTACTACCCGGCGGCCGGGCGGTACGTCTTTCAGGATCCCGCGCTGGTGGAAACCGGCAGCACCGCCGAGGGCGGAGCGTTTTGGCGCTGCCGCAGCTCCAAACCGGCCGCCGACGGCACCACCGCCACGGTCACCTATCGCCTGCAAGACGGCGATCACTTTGTGACGACTGAAGTGGTGATTGAGGGCCCGGCGGACGCGGTGGCCAAGGTACAACCCTTCGATGGGCTGCGAGCCGACCGCACGTTTCGCTTCACCGCCTTCCCCCGCGGCGGCCCGCACGCGGTGATCGCCGAAGATCGCTTCTTCCGCCAGGCCTACGGGTTTGTGCACCGCGAAGCCACACCGACGTGGGGCAAGGAGCGGATGCGATCGATTCGCTATCCCGAGGGCCCCGCGGCTTCTGCGGGTCGCTGGACGGTGCAGATCTACCCCGCCACTTCGCCGCTCGATTTGGCTTCGGCCATCATCAGCACGCCGCAGCGGCCGGCCACGCTGCAGCGGCTGAAACTGCGAAGCAGCGCTGGTGGGGTGTCGCGGGCCTTGCTGCGAATCGCGCCCCAAGGCGTGCAGGGTTCCGAGCAGTGGAATGAGTTGTACGCCGACGATCAGGGCGAGGCGGTTGTCCGCTTGGTCGGCGGCGAGTATGAAGTGCAGATTCAAGCGGCCGGATATCCTGCGACCCGTTTGCCGATTACGGTCGACGGCGCGGCGGGCAGCCACTCATTGGAGTTACCGGATCCGGCGGCGGTGCAGGTAGCCATTACCGATCAGGCCGGTCAACCGATACCCTGCAAGCTGACCATCCACGGTCTCGATGGCACGCCCGATCCCAATTTTGGACCCGACAGCGGATCGGGTTCGGTCGTCAATTGTGTGTACTGCGTGCGGGGCACCGCGCTGCGACCGCTCGACCCCGGTCAGTACGAAGTGGTCGTCAGTCATGGACCCGAGCACGACGCGCTGTTCCATAAGCTGACCGTCGAGCCGGGGCAGACGAGCCAGCTGACCGGTCAATTGGTTCGCTCGGTGGACACCCACGGCTGGGTCAGTGCCGAGCTTCACAGTCACAGCAGTCCCTCGGGCGACAACACCTCGGAACAGCGGGGCCGCGTCGAGAATTTGGTCTGCGAGCACTTGGAGTTCGCGCCATGCACCGAACATAATCGCATCGACTCCTACCAACCGCACTTGAAAGCCTTGGGCGTGGAAGCTTTGATGGCGACGTGTACCGGCATCGAGGTCACCGGGTCGCCGCTGCCGGTCAACCACCAAAACGCCTTTCCCTTGCACCATCATCCGCATACCCAAGACGGTGGCGGGCCGCACACACACAGTAATCCGGTTGTGCAGATCGAACGCTTGGCGATGTGGGACGATGGTTCGGACAAAGTCGTTCAGGGCAACCATCCCAATATTCATCAGATCTATGGCGACCGCGACACCGATGGCGTCGCCGACGAAGGCTTTCGCGAGATGCTGGGCTTTATGGACGTGATCGAGGTCCATCCTTTGCACCCGATTCTAACCGTTCCCGAAAAGCCGGCGCCGCCGCGCGAGATGGGCAATCGCATCTTCCGCTGGATGAAGCTGCTGAACGATGGGTATCGCATTCCCGGCGTGGTCAATACGGACGCGCACTACAATCACCACGGCAGCGGCTGGTTGCGCAACTGGTTCAAAAGTTCCACCGACGACCCGGCAAAGATCGAAATCGCGGAGATGATTCACGCTGCCGAGCACGGGCATATCGTGATGTCGACGGGGCCCTTCATGGAAGTCTCGTTGGCGGCCGCAGAGTCACCGGAACGGCGCGCCATCGCTGGGGAAGACCTGCGTTTGAACGACGATGCCTGCCGCTTGCACGTGCGGGTGCAGTGCCCCAATTGGTTGGACATCAATCGGGTGCAAGTGTTTGCAAACGGTCGGATGTTGAAAGAGCATGATTACCGTCGCCGCACGCATGCCGAGATGTTCTCCGACGAGGTGGTCAAGTTTGACCAGACGTTGGAGTTAAATCTGGCCAGCGACACGCATGTGATCGTGGCGGCCGTTGGCGAAGGCCTCACGTTGGGCCGCGTGATGGGACCGAACTTTGGCAAACTGCCGCCGGCGGTAGTTAGCAATCCGATTTTTGTTGACCGCGACGGCGATGGCTTTCAAGCCAATCACGACGACCTGGGGATCCCTTTGCCGCAGACGCCGCAGCGGTTCCGGCCCGATCAGAGTCGGTTGCCCGCGCCGGTTCCGAAGGACGCCATCGTGTTGTTCGATGGCGATGTGAATCGGTTTGTCAGCAAACACGGCGACGAACCGAACTGGAGCATCGAGAACGGGGCGTTGGTGTCGACTCGCGGCGAAGCCCGCAGCAACCATCTGTGTAGTCAGGAGTTATTTCGAGACGCGGAGATTCACGTCGAGTTCATGTTGCCCGAGGAGGGCTCGGGCAATAGTGGAATCTATATCCACGGCCACTACGAGTTGCAGATACTCAATTCCGCCGGTCGCGCTCCTGGCAAAGACTCTCAAGGGGCGGTGTATGGTTTTTATCCGCCGCGGGTCGACGCCGCCCGACCGCCTGGCCAGTGGCAGGTTTATGACATCCGCTTTCACGCGCCGCGGCGTGATGCCGAGGGGCAGATTACCGAAGAAGGACGGATCACGGCTTGGCTCAATGGCCGCTTGGTCCAGGATGATGTACGTGTGGGCGAACCCCGCTCGGCCTACCATCCGTTTCGCTACCGCACGACGGACTATCTGAAAACGCTGGCCCAGCAGCAGCGAGAGACGTCGAGGGGACCGCTGTTTCTGCAGGATCATGACAACGCGGTGCAGTTCCGCAACGTCTGGATCCGCAAGCTGGATTAA
- a CDS encoding cysteine desulfurase family protein: protein MKNRPAAAPPLIDIVQPIYLDFNTTTPLAPSVQEAMQPFWSEHYLLPGQEHQGSRAIAEGLERAREGVAEMVGCDAFELVFTDGGTEANNLAVLGLAADVPAGHMLISELEHDSVWGAALSLERGGWEIESVPCQDDGVVATEAVCQRLRQNTRLVCLQAANPVLGTLQPVREVADACHAQGVLVHCDATQMFGKLPVDIATLRADTLSVSGHKYYGPKGAGALYVRRGLTVHPVRFGESREMGVRPGAENVPGLIGLGAASQLAARCATEASDRLAELTDRFVFRVRDMIQPSVEVACETAARLPNTVTLLLGTEARQVQRAAGQLIVSTARSAAPADQMTRCLAAIGKSPSQIGGAIRVSLGWTTSQEQVDRAADLLAEAWDQLVESRR from the coding sequence GTGAAGAATCGCCCAGCCGCCGCTCCTCCGTTGATCGACATCGTGCAGCCCATCTATCTTGACTTTAATACCACTACGCCCTTGGCCCCTTCGGTTCAGGAGGCCATGCAGCCGTTTTGGAGCGAGCATTATTTGCTGCCCGGACAGGAGCATCAGGGCAGCCGAGCGATCGCCGAAGGTCTGGAACGGGCTCGCGAGGGCGTGGCCGAGATGGTCGGCTGCGATGCCTTTGAACTGGTGTTCACCGACGGGGGCACCGAAGCCAATAACTTGGCCGTGCTGGGGCTGGCCGCCGATGTCCCGGCCGGGCATATGCTGATCAGCGAACTGGAGCACGATTCGGTCTGGGGTGCGGCCCTGTCGCTGGAGCGGGGGGGCTGGGAGATCGAGTCGGTGCCCTGTCAGGACGATGGGGTGGTGGCGACCGAAGCGGTTTGTCAGCGGCTGCGGCAGAACACCCGGTTGGTTTGCCTGCAGGCCGCCAACCCGGTGCTGGGGACTTTGCAGCCGGTCCGTGAAGTCGCCGATGCTTGCCACGCTCAGGGCGTGCTGGTGCACTGCGATGCGACGCAGATGTTTGGCAAGCTGCCCGTCGACATCGCCACACTGAGGGCCGACACGCTGTCGGTCAGCGGACACAAGTATTACGGCCCCAAGGGCGCCGGCGCGCTGTATGTGCGCCGCGGCCTGACCGTCCACCCGGTGCGGTTTGGCGAGTCGCGAGAGATGGGCGTTCGGCCCGGTGCCGAGAACGTCCCGGGCCTGATCGGGCTCGGTGCCGCCTCACAGCTAGCGGCAAGATGCGCGACCGAAGCATCCGACCGGCTGGCCGAATTGACCGATCGATTTGTGTTTCGCGTAAGGGACATGATTCAGCCCTCAGTGGAAGTCGCCTGCGAAACCGCGGCGAGGCTCCCCAACACCGTCACGCTGCTGCTCGGTACCGAAGCTCGGCAGGTCCAGCGGGCCGCCGGACAGCTGATTGTCAGCACCGCTCGCTCGGCCGCCCCGGCCGATCAGATGACCCGTTGCCTGGCCGCGATCGGCAAGAGTCCGTCTCAGATTGGGGGGGCGATCCGCGTCAGTCTCGGCTGGACCACCAGCCAAGAACAAGTCGATCGCGCCGCCGATCTGCTCGCCGAAGCCTGGGACCAACTGGTCGAAAGTCGCCGCTAG
- a CDS encoding serine/threonine-protein kinase, with protein sequence MLSTARHEPHATLSLHGTKRTMKDERLVGHYQTILQERKLNWTGHHHLLKLLGSGGQGEVFLTEHRGTDGFTLPLAMKFFSPERFEDARQYEESMQRIAGIAARVAQIQHDNMLDVQNFIERNNVRVMVMEWVDGYDLCQLTHPDCLDGLEAVVSAKRLQYIHNVITTYGQENLRFKAGIAVAIVRECLAALAALHREGILHGDVKPSNIMLKRTGHVKLIDIGSAIDYNDPPRERDCTPTYAAPELLEHHESTPRGDLASVGYVLIELLSGSNPFAGEYDIRTLLRLKRELPHQLEALLPDEVTRNELLMNFLQGLIAPDPNRRFSDAQVAEHQGAAAFQRQLILGNMATEYDNDIRLWLEDIRKLDFE encoded by the coding sequence ATGCTGTCGACGGCACGGCACGAGCCCCATGCGACTCTGTCGCTGCACGGCACGAAGCGCACGATGAAGGATGAGCGTTTGGTCGGGCATTACCAAACCATCCTCCAAGAGCGCAAGCTCAACTGGACCGGCCATCACCACCTCCTCAAACTGCTGGGCAGCGGCGGTCAGGGTGAAGTGTTTTTGACCGAACATCGCGGCACCGACGGTTTCACGTTACCGCTGGCGATGAAGTTCTTCTCGCCCGAGCGTTTTGAAGACGCTCGCCAATATGAAGAAAGCATGCAGCGGATCGCGGGCATCGCCGCTCGCGTAGCCCAGATCCAGCACGACAACATGCTGGACGTGCAAAACTTTATCGAACGCAACAATGTCCGCGTGATGGTGATGGAATGGGTCGATGGCTACGACCTTTGCCAACTAACCCATCCGGATTGTCTGGACGGGCTGGAAGCCGTGGTGTCTGCCAAACGCTTGCAGTACATCCACAACGTGATCACCACCTACGGCCAAGAAAACCTGCGATTCAAAGCCGGCATCGCCGTCGCGATTGTCCGTGAATGCTTGGCGGCTCTGGCGGCCCTGCACCGCGAGGGCATTTTGCATGGCGATGTGAAACCTTCCAACATCATGCTCAAGCGCACCGGCCACGTGAAATTGATCGACATCGGTTCGGCGATCGACTACAACGACCCGCCGCGCGAGCGTGATTGCACGCCCACCTACGCCGCGCCGGAACTGCTCGAACACCATGAATCGACGCCGCGTGGCGACTTGGCCAGCGTGGGCTATGTGCTGATCGAATTGCTCAGCGGTAGCAATCCCTTCGCCGGCGAATACGACATCCGCACGCTGCTGCGACTGAAACGGGAATTGCCCCATCAGCTCGAAGCCCTGTTGCCCGATGAAGTCACCCGCAACGAGCTGCTGATGAATTTCCTCCAAGGCCTGATCGCCCCCGACCCGAATCGCCGCTTCAGCGATGCTCAGGTCGCCGAACACCAGGGCGCCGCCGCCTTCCAGCGGCAATTGATCCTGGGCAACATGGCGACCGAGTACGACAACGACATCCGGCTGTGGCTGGAAGACATCCGCAAGCTGGACTTTGAATAG
- a CDS encoding zinc ribbon domain-containing protein yields MQLRCVNCDKTLEIPDSASGKKVRCPACMTTMLAPQTNPGAAPTSPPATGFTSATGVPHSAPDHGLPFATPAPSGSRTKVHCPNCDRPLALTAEVAGQIVSCPGCRRRMKMPLELPATPTAGNVSASNVPASNVLASNVPATSPSASGPTPSASAPAPASSPYSAGPTSNTGHPYGAAPASNVGNPYGAGGPPLGGMNSAGGNPYQTPIGGTGVVVGGHSEPITYVLPGIFMASVAGLSVLVSGAQVFFGVLGGINGQAPDAILAMLFFGIPLLINLLIVAGGIQMARRQSLTLCRIAAALAIVPLFGFCCVGNMPFGIWSMVVLMMDNANRDFH; encoded by the coding sequence ATGCAACTGCGCTGTGTGAACTGTGACAAGACACTGGAGATCCCCGATTCGGCGTCGGGGAAAAAGGTCCGCTGTCCGGCTTGCATGACCACGATGCTAGCGCCGCAAACAAATCCGGGCGCTGCGCCGACCTCGCCTCCGGCAACGGGCTTTACTTCGGCGACCGGCGTGCCCCACTCCGCACCCGATCACGGTTTGCCCTTCGCGACGCCTGCGCCCTCGGGCTCGCGGACCAAGGTGCACTGCCCCAACTGTGATCGGCCCCTGGCGCTAACCGCCGAGGTGGCCGGACAAATTGTCTCCTGCCCGGGTTGCCGCCGACGCATGAAGATGCCGCTGGAACTGCCCGCCACACCAACCGCCGGTAACGTCTCTGCCAGTAACGTTCCTGCCAGTAACGTTCTTGCCAGTAACGTTCCGGCGACAAGCCCGTCGGCGTCCGGACCAACTCCCAGCGCAAGTGCGCCCGCCCCCGCGAGCAGTCCCTACAGCGCGGGTCCTACTTCCAACACCGGCCATCCCTACGGCGCAGCGCCGGCTTCGAACGTGGGCAATCCCTATGGCGCCGGCGGGCCGCCGCTGGGCGGGATGAACTCCGCGGGCGGCAATCCCTATCAAACTCCGATCGGCGGCACGGGCGTGGTCGTCGGCGGACATAGCGAACCGATCACTTACGTCCTGCCGGGCATCTTCATGGCCAGCGTGGCCGGCTTGTCAGTTTTGGTTTCAGGAGCTCAAGTTTTCTTCGGCGTGCTCGGCGGCATCAACGGACAAGCGCCCGACGCGATCCTAGCGATGTTGTTTTTTGGCATTCCGTTGCTGATCAATTTGCTGATCGTAGCGGGCGGAATCCAGATGGCTCGGCGCCAATCCTTGACACTGTGCCGAATCGCCGCCGCTCTGGCGATCGTCCCGTTGTTTGGTTTTTGCTGTGTCGGCAACATGCCCTTTGGGATCTGGTCGATGGTTGTGTTGATGATGGACAACGCCAATCGCGACTTTCATTAA
- a CDS encoding toxin-antitoxin system HicB family antitoxin encodes MNESRSSATSSPQSDTAPSSTAAAGSHTGSTVLRRHHTTTEAPSSVSGAAGPTPSSSGDGAAASPSAMSAVRLNLSPINYDLEPEQRADEVIRLAQEAFPQTGKWVLFYREILGSDGVARKLFPKAEQMRAFEQTPQFEQLLEMTAAMRSQDTGKGDELEPQKMITVRLPKSQHEAMKTEAKEHGTSINKLCISKLLLPIKGEFIPKEKGKVRGRKPGPQGPNNRLVGDSQA; translated from the coding sequence ATGAACGAATCGCGTTCTTCCGCCACCAGCAGCCCTCAGTCCGACACCGCTCCCAGCTCCACCGCCGCCGCTGGTTCGCATACCGGTTCGACCGTTCTCCGCCGTCACCACACCACCACCGAGGCCCCTTCGAGCGTGAGCGGTGCTGCGGGCCCGACCCCCTCGTCTAGCGGGGACGGTGCGGCGGCATCGCCATCCGCCATGTCGGCGGTTCGTTTAAATCTGTCTCCGATCAATTACGACTTGGAGCCCGAGCAGCGAGCCGACGAAGTCATCCGCTTGGCTCAAGAGGCCTTTCCGCAGACCGGCAAGTGGGTGCTGTTCTATCGCGAGATCTTGGGATCCGACGGAGTGGCTCGCAAATTGTTCCCGAAGGCCGAGCAGATGCGGGCGTTCGAGCAGACGCCCCAGTTCGAACAATTGCTCGAGATGACGGCCGCCATGCGGTCGCAGGACACCGGCAAGGGGGATGAGCTGGAGCCGCAAAAAATGATCACCGTGCGATTGCCCAAGAGTCAGCACGAAGCCATGAAGACCGAGGCCAAGGAGCACGGCACGAGCATCAACAAGCTGTGCATCAGCAAGCTGTTGTTGCCCATCAAGGGCGAGTTCATTCCGAAAGAGAAGGGAAAAGTTCGCGGCCGTAAGCCCGGCCCCCAAGGTCCCAATAATCGGCTTGTCGGCGACTCGCAGGCCTAA
- a CDS encoding TIGR00266 family protein, whose product MAQPVACTQCGKKYQAPASLAGKHIRCKACGEMFRIPAFGESLEGIVMDDHTPAEVALSPAVSSRPADPPSSPHEAVRSLAGGQGNSGTRRSDEIEYEIFGHESQYCEITLDPGEQVLAEAGAMMFMTDGIEMQSVFGDPSNQGGGFINKAFGAGKRVLTGESLFMTTFTNTGPRRGKVAFGSPYPGRMIPMHLDELGGEIICQKDAFLCGARGTTIDIAFQKRIAAGLFGGEGFVMQRLRGDGIAIVHAGGTMMHQQLQAGEKLRLDTGCLMAVGPTVQYDVEFVGGLKNAFFGGEGLFMATVVGPGPVWLQSLPFSRLAGRMMSAAPGGKGKSVGEGSLLGGLGDMLMGD is encoded by the coding sequence ATGGCTCAACCGGTCGCCTGCACTCAGTGTGGCAAAAAGTATCAAGCTCCCGCGTCACTAGCAGGCAAACACATCCGCTGCAAAGCTTGTGGAGAGATGTTTCGGATCCCCGCGTTCGGGGAGTCACTCGAGGGGATCGTGATGGACGATCACACGCCGGCGGAAGTCGCATTGTCGCCCGCGGTCTCGAGCCGCCCCGCGGACCCGCCCAGCAGTCCGCACGAAGCGGTCCGCTCGTTGGCCGGCGGTCAGGGCAACAGTGGAACTCGCCGCAGCGACGAGATCGAATATGAAATCTTCGGCCATGAATCGCAGTACTGCGAGATCACGCTGGATCCTGGCGAACAGGTGTTGGCCGAAGCCGGGGCGATGATGTTCATGACCGATGGCATCGAAATGCAGAGCGTGTTTGGAGATCCCTCCAACCAGGGCGGCGGATTTATCAACAAAGCGTTCGGCGCGGGCAAGCGGGTGCTGACCGGCGAGTCGCTGTTCATGACCACCTTTACCAACACCGGTCCGCGGCGCGGCAAAGTCGCTTTCGGTTCGCCCTATCCGGGCCGCATGATCCCGATGCATCTGGATGAGTTAGGCGGTGAGATCATCTGCCAAAAAGATGCCTTCCTGTGCGGCGCGCGGGGGACGACCATCGATATCGCTTTTCAAAAACGCATCGCTGCCGGCCTGTTTGGCGGCGAAGGGTTCGTCATGCAACGGCTGCGTGGCGACGGCATCGCGATCGTGCATGCCGGCGGGACGATGATGCATCAGCAACTGCAGGCCGGCGAGAAGCTGCGTTTGGATACCGGTTGTTTGATGGCCGTGGGGCCGACGGTGCAGTACGACGTGGAGTTCGTGGGCGGATTGAAAAACGCGTTCTTCGGCGGCGAAGGATTGTTCATGGCCACCGTCGTTGGACCCGGACCGGTATGGCTGCAGTCGTTGCCGTTTTCACGCTTGGCCGGACGGATGATGTCGGCCGCTCCGGGCGGCAAAGGCAAATCGGTCGGCGAGGGTTCATTGCTGGGCGGCTTGGGCGACATGCTGATGGGCGACTGA